The Candidatus Binatia bacterium genome segment GGCATGCCGTGGGGAGTGCATTGATTGCGGAGGCCGCCATGACCAGATCCCCGGATTCGAGAGCGGTTTCCGCGAGGTGGAACCGTGCATCGTCTTCCCCCTGCAGGGCTTCGGGGTTCTCGGGCCAGAGCAGGCGAGCCTGCTCGAAGCCGGCAATGATGCGAGACATTTGGGAGTAAAGATCCGCGCGATGTTCCGGCTCCGGGGCGCCGACACCCGAGTCGGAGGTCTGTGTCGCGGCCAGAAGAGCTGCTGCGTTGGAAGAAATCGCGAGACTCTCCCTATGGGATAAATATTCCTCGACTGCTTGCCGAAATTCCCGGGCATTCGATGGCCGTTGGGCGGGATCGTGTGCCATCGCTCGCCGGCAGAGGTCCGCGAGCTCGCCGGGCGTATCCTCGGAAAATTTCGGCGGCCGGCTGCTGGTGGCCAATGCCAGCGCTTCAAATAGCGTTCCCGCAGCCTGTGGTGCCTTCCCTTCGAGAAGTTCGAAAAGGAGGGCCCCGAGCAAATAGACGTCCGTTTGTTGGCTGATATTGCGTCCCCCGGGCGAGACCATTTCCGGGGCCATATAGGCTGGCGTGCCGGCAAGGCGGACGCGCGGACCGGGTGCCCGGCTCCCGGAATCCTCAATGCCGGTTTCCAGGGCGATCCCCCAATCCATCAGCACCACTTCACCAAAAGCCCCCACCATGACGTTCTCCGGCTTGATATCGCGGTGGATCACACCCCGGCTATGGGCAAAGGAGACTGCGTTGCTGACAGTGATCAGGAGGCGAAGATGCTCCGTGAGATCGAAGCCGCGCGCAGCTTCGATCCCCGCTGGTGTTTGCGGGTGCAGCAGTTCGGCCCAGGTTTGGCCCTCGATCAGTTTCATGGCGAGGGCGATATCGCCCTTCTCGTTCACGGAGATTCCATGCACCGGCAGAATATTCGGATGCTCCAATGCGCCAGTCACGCGAGCTTCCCGCAAGAAATCCCGCTGCGCCGAACCCAGCCGTTCTTTCTCGGGACGGATTTTCTTGATGCCCACCTCGCGCTGCAAATCTCGCTGCAGGGCACGGTAAACAACGTTCATCCCCCCGCGCCCAAGGAGGTCGCGAATCTCGAACCCCTGAGCCGGCGGCGGTGGCCGTTCGTTCTCCTTCTCGGTGTCAGGCGAGGGCGACCGGGTGCCGGGGACGAGAATCGTCGGCGTATTACTGTCGAGGGGTTCCTCGGGCCGAATCGTCTCGTGGAGGTCCATTTCGGGATCTCGAAAGTCGAGCGCCGGGTTGGCCCGCAGGATGTCCTGCATTTCTTCTGGTGCGCGATCCTTCATCTGCCCGTTGCACGCTAGGTGCTGGAAGATGCCCGGTCAAAGGGTCTCTCGGAGTCCCCATGCCGGGGTACCGGAGATTTGGACTGCAGGCGAAAGGCCGTCCCGGACTCCGTTATGAAATCCGGTACGGAATCTCTCGTGGAATCGAGCGCCGAATGCGGAGGGGCGGGGCACGAACAAGTGCCCGCACCCCTCCGTACTCTTATTGCGCCTGTCGCGTCGGCATCCCGCGCAGGCCAGGGCAGGCCGGCAGGGTTTCCGGTGGCATGGTCATCGATGTCACGGAAATAACCTCCGGAAGAGTGAGATGAGAAGTTCCATCGACGGCGATTTTGACGACAACTTCGTCCTCATACTCCAGCGCATCCCATTGCCACTCGGGGCGGGTGCGTCCTGGTGCCGATATCTCCATCCGAATGCTGGAACCGGCGCGCAGGTAATGTGCAAAAGGAAAGATTTCCAACTGAACCAGCGTAAACTCATCGGCCGGAAGGTCGGCGGCGTCTTCCTCGAAATGGGTCGATACCGGTCGGGTGGTTGTCGATTGTTCGGCGTCCAGCTTGCGCCGACTCGTGCGCAGCCATCCGTTCTGGATGTAGACCTCGCATCCATCCGAGCGCACCTCACTCAGGGTGACCTGCAGGTCGACATCGGCCACCGAAGCATGCACGTAGAGATTCGCCGCCGCGGATCCGGCGAGGAGTAGAGGTTCCTCCAGCGGTGCGGTGGTGAATTTAAGGTTTGTGCCCTGCGTGGCCTCCTGCCAATTCCAGCCGGGAAGTGCATCCCAGGGACCGCCATCGGCCCCATCGAGAGTCTGCACTTTGGAGAAACTCGTGTCGTAGAGAAACTCCTCCGATGCGGGAGCTGATGGACCCGTTTCCGGCAAAGCCAGACTTGTGGGCAGATCCTCGGGGGTCATACCGCCTTCGAGAGTCGCGCCGGCATCGCCCGAAGGGTCGGCGCTTTCCAGATACAGGGTCAGGTTCTCGTGGGGGGTGGGCCAGGTTTCCAATTCAATTTGGAAAGTGGAGTAGGGGTATCCCGGGTATTCCGGGTAGCCGCCGTTTTCCATCAGCACCAGAACATCAGGCGTTTCCCGCCAAAAGGCGAGCGCTTCTTCGTAAGGCATGTCCGGGTCGAAACGACTCTCGGGGATTTCCAGACTGTCGACTTTGAAAATACTTCCGGCGACAAAGTCGAGAATTAGAGGGACGCCCACTCCGCGCTGGGGCGTTCTCTTTGCGACGAATAGCTCGAGACATTCCAGCCACCGAGCGAAGCTCTCCGGTCCGATCGAGTCGGTATGTCCTCCGTTTGTGATGGTGAATTTTTTATCCTCGGTGCCGGTGAATTTCGCGATCATATTAAGCCAGTAGCCACCGGTTTGCTCGTCATTCGTGGTCCCGGCGAGGCAGACAGGAACCGTGATTTTGTCGACAAAGGTATCCGGGGCGAGAGGATCGGCGACCTCGGGTCGGTAGAAAG includes the following:
- a CDS encoding protein kinase — translated: MKDRAPEEMQDILRANPALDFRDPEMDLHETIRPEEPLDSNTPTILVPGTRSPSPDTEKENERPPPPAQGFEIRDLLGRGGMNVVYRALQRDLQREVGIKKIRPEKERLGSAQRDFLREARVTGALEHPNILPVHGISVNEKGDIALAMKLIEGQTWAELLHPQTPAGIEAARGFDLTEHLRLLITVSNAVSFAHSRGVIHRDIKPENVMVGAFGEVVLMDWGIALETGIEDSGSRAPGPRVRLAGTPAYMAPEMVSPGGRNISQQTDVYLLGALLFELLEGKAPQAAGTLFEALALATSSRPPKFSEDTPGELADLCRRAMAHDPAQRPSNAREFRQAVEEYLSHRESLAISSNAAALLAATQTSDSGVGAPEPEHRADLYSQMSRIIAGFEQARLLWPENPEALQGEDDARFHLAETALESGDLVMAASAINALPTACQGVLQARLSSARGAREKARHAARRTGAGLIVLQIVIALILGVFAWGELDEFYHEETALRLRDVNPLAMAALREAGSLEPEIVDPILDEIAAGKDMRLTVLDTDGRVLGDSHGDPGKMENHGNRREIREALQTGEGSAVRDSTVQKSRVVYYARPMLDDAGKPVAIVRTSLPWSAVHESLLDFLTPLASALIISVLVGALGTWLAWRRLDRRVAQL
- a CDS encoding CocE/NonD family hydrolase translates to MRFATPPQALLALAAFTVFFAAGCGDSKSGYNPTPEPTSTPAPEPTSSPQPTPPGMEPASFEANGSVNQVWVIDAEPGQTLQLKNASGEEIRIGEADDLGSIIFREIRAGDGYRVTSPEGAPAGVASPAFTVRNPDQHPGADFYADIQLREGYQYLETRDGTLLAVNVILPGPIEDGPYPTVVEYSGYSPADPNNPQPSMLITGVLGYASVGVNMRGTGCSGGAFEFFEDLQNTDGYDAIEAVAAQAWSAHVGMVGLSYPAIGSLFTAQTQPPSLAGIFPNSVISDTGKGTLRPGGILNSGFAVSWAGGRDADSKRGGQRWSRERLEAGDQTCIDNMKLRDQTIDIFGVIEDNAFYRPEVADPLAPDTFVDKITVPVCLAGTTNDEQTGGYWLNMIAKFTGTEDKKFTITNGGHTDSIGPESFARWLECLELFVAKRTPQRGVGVPLILDFVAGSIFKVDSLEIPESRFDPDMPYEEALAFWRETPDVLVLMENGGYPEYPGYPYSTFQIELETWPTPHENLTLYLESADPSGDAGATLEGGMTPEDLPTSLALPETGPSAPASEEFLYDTSFSKVQTLDGADGGPWDALPGWNWQEATQGTNLKFTTAPLEEPLLLAGSAAANLYVHASVADVDLQVTLSEVRSDGCEVYIQNGWLRTSRRKLDAEQSTTTRPVSTHFEEDAADLPADEFTLVQLEIFPFAHYLRAGSSIRMEISAPGRTRPEWQWDALEYEDEVVVKIAVDGTSHLTLPEVISVTSMTMPPETLPACPGLRGMPTRQAQ